One stretch of Zingiber officinale cultivar Zhangliang chromosome 6B, Zo_v1.1, whole genome shotgun sequence DNA includes these proteins:
- the LOC121992619 gene encoding elongation factor G, mitochondrial-like codes for MTRPCATRLLSSIRRAQSNRLRPLSILVFEGAANGVERRAMSTAARANEEKDPWWREAMGRMRNIGISAHIDSGKTTLTERVLFYTGRIHEIHEVRGKDGVGAKMDSMDLEREKGITIQSAATYCTWSGYQVNIIDTPGHVDFTIEVERALRVLDGAILVLCSVGGVQSQSITVDRQMRRYEVPRVAFINKLDRMGADPWKVLNQARHKLRHHSAALQFPIGLEEAFQGLVDLVELKAYYFHGSNGEKIETADIPQHLEALVAEKRRELIEVVSEVDDKLAEAFLNDEPISPSELKMAIRRATIARKFVPVFMGSAFKNKGVQPLLDGVLHYLPCPTEVENFALDQNKDEEKILLSGTPSGPFVALAFKLEEGRFGQLTYLRIYEGVIRRGDFMINVNTGKKIKVPRLVRMHSDEMEDIQEAHAGQIVAVFGVDCASGDTFTDGSVRYTMTSMNVPEPVMSLAVSPISKDSGGQFSKALNRFQKEDPTFRVGLDTESGQTIISGMGELHLDIYVERIRREYKVDAKVGKPRVNFRETVTQSSDFDYLHKKQTGGQGQYGRVCGYIEPLPMDSPVKFEFENNIVGQAIPSSFIPAIEKGFREACNSGSLIGHPVEYIRIVLTDGASHAVDSSELAFKLAAIYAFRKCYSTARPIILEPVMKVELKFPTEFQGTVTGDINKRKGLIVGNDQDGDDTVVVSHVPLNNMFGYSTSLRSMTQGKGEFTMEYLEHSPVSQEVQTQLVNQHNVDKSQQ; via the exons ATGACGAGACCATGCGCCACCCGCCTCCTCTCGTCCATCCGCCGCGCACAGAGCAACCGGCTCCGCCCGCTGTCCATCCTCGTCTTCGAGGGCGCCGCGAACGGCGTCGAGCGGCGGGCGATGTCGACCGCGGCGCGTGCCAACGAGGAAAAGGATCCTTGGTGGAGGGAGGCGATGGGCCGGATGCGCAACATCGGAATCTCGGCCCACATCGACTCCGGAAAAACCACCCTCACCGAGCGGGTGCTCTTCTACACGGGGAGAATTCACGAGATCCATGAGGTCCGCGGCAAGGACGGAGTGGGCGCGAAGATGGACTCGATGGACCTCGAGAGGGAGAAGGGAATTACGATCCAATCAGCCGCGACCTACTGCACATGGAGCGGATATCAG GTTAATATCATTGATACACCAGGTCATGTTGATTTCACCATCGAAGTTGAAAGAGCTTTGCGTGTTCTTGATGGTGCTATTTTGGTGCTCTGTAGTGTCGGGGGTGTACAAAGTCAGTCAATTACTGTTGATCGTCAGATGAGAAGGTATGAAGTCCCAAGGGTTGCATTTATCAACAAGTTAGACCGGATGGGAGCAGATCCATGGAAGGTTCTTAATCAG GCACGACATAAACTACGGCACCACAGTGCAGCCTTACAATTTCCCATTGGATTAGAAGAAGCATTTCAGGGTCTTGTGGATCTTGTGGAGCTGAAAGCGTATTACTTTCATGGATCAAATGG TGAGAAGATTGAAACAGCTGATATCCCACAGCATTTGGAGGCTCTGGTTGCAGAAAAGCGGCGTGAACTTATCGAAGTTGTTTCTGAAGTAGATGATAAGCTTGCTGAAGCTTTTCTCAATGACGAACCAATTTCTCCCAGTGAACTCAAG ATGGCAATTCGGAGAGCTACAATAGCACGCAAATTTGTTCCTGTCTTCATGGGAAGTGCTTTCAAGAATAAG GGGGTACAACCACTTTTAGATGGAGTTCTTCATTATTTGCCTTGCCCAACTGAAGTTGAAAACTTTGCCCTTGACCAAAACAAGGATGAAGAAAAG ATTTTATTATCTGGGACTCCATCTGGGCCATTTGTTGCTTTAGCTTTCAAACTGGAAGAAGGTCGTTTTGGTCAATTGACTTATCTGAG AATCTATGAAGGTGTCATTCGCAGAGGTgactttatgataaatgtaaacACAGGGAAAAAGATTAAA GTTCCTCGTCTGGTTAGGATGCATTCTGATGAGATGGAG GATATTCAAGAAGCCCATGCTGGGCAGATTGTTGCAGTCTTTGGTGTAGATTGTGCATCAG GTGATACTTTTACAGATGGTTCAGTTAGATATACCATGACTTCCATGAATGTTCCTGAGCCAGTCATGTCTTTGGCTGTCTCACCTATATCAAAAGATTCTGGAGGACAA TTTTCAAAAGCTTTAAACCGATTCCAGAAAGAGGATCCTACATTTCGTGTTGGATTGGACACTGAGAGTGGCCAA ACAATTATTTCTGGGATGGGAGAGTTGCATTTGGACATTTATGTCGAGCGCATCCGGAGGGAATACAAA GTCGATGCAAAAGTTGGAAAGCCTCGTGTTAACTTCAGGGAGACTGTTACTCAAAGCTCTGATTTTGATTATCTTCACAAAAAACAAACTGGAGGTCAAGGTCAATATGGACGAGTGTGCGG GTACATTGAACCTCTTCCAATGGATTCTCCTGTAAAATTTGAATTTGAGAACAATATTGTAGGACAAGCAATACCCTCAAGCTTCATCCCAGCTATTGAGAAAGGTTTCCGAGAAGCTTGCAACTC TGGTTCCTTGATTGGACATCCTGTTGAATACATCCGAATAGTTTTGACAGATGGGGCATCACATGCTGTTGATTCGAGTGAGCTTGCATTTAAGCTGGCAGCTATATATGCATTTAGAAAG TGTTATTCTACAGCTAGACCTATCATATTGGAACCAGTGATGAAGGTGGAGTTGAAATTTCCGACAGAATTTCAGGGCACTGTTACTGGTGATATTAACAA GCGGAAAGGTTTGATCGTTGGAAATGACCAGGATGGCGATGATACAGTGGTGGTTTCTCAT